The Haloprofundus salinisoli sequence TCACCGTACGTTCGGCTGTTGCGGAACTCACCAGTGTCGCTGAAGCGTGCGAACAAGCCGTCGGGTTTCTCGTTCGACTGGCCGTTGTCGATCCCGGCGATGGCGAACTCCCCGTCACCGGTGGCGACGGAGCGGTACTCCACGTCGGAGCCCGCCTTCTCGTGCGTCTGTTCCCAGACGAGCGTTCCGTCGGTGCCGAGTTTCGCCACGTAGCCGACGCTGTTGCCGAAGAACGTCGTTGAGTCGCCGACGAACACGACGCCGTCGTCGGTCACGACGCTGTCACGGATGTACTCGTCCTGTGGGCCGTCCGTGGTCCACTCCCAGTCGACTTCGCCGGCCTCGTCGGCGGCGACTACGTAGCCGTCAGCACCGTCGCCGTCCGTCGGCGTCCAACCGCTCATCAAGTACGTATCACCCGCGCGGCTGATAGACCAGAAGGCGTCGCCACGGGCGTCGCCGTACTGCTTCTCCCAGTCGACGGTGCCGTCGTTTGAGAGACCGACGGCCCACGCCTGCGACCAGCCCGAATCATCGTTCGAGCGACCCACGGCGACGTAACCGTCGTCGGATTCGACGATGTCGAACAGGCGGTCCGTACCCTCGTCACCGAATCGTTTGGTCCACTGACGCTCGCCCGCAGCGTCGACTTTGACGACGGTGGCTTGGTCACCGAGGTCGTCTTTACCGCTGTCGACCCACCCGGCGAGGAGGAACCCTCCATCGTCGGTCTCTACCATACTCGAGAAGACGACTCCGTCGGCGCCGTGATACGTTTCGTTCGACTCTATCGGTGCCGAGTCCGAAGCGGTCGCGTCGACGTTTCCGATGGCCGCCTGATCGGCAGCCGGAGCCATCGCAGTGACGGGACCAGCTATCGAACTCACGAGAAGCACCGCGGCGAACGTAATCGCAGCGAAGCGTCTCGACACTCTTCGGCCGGTGATAGACCGGCGCAGACGACGCATTGTGACAAAAATTCCTGTTTGTAAACTCATGATCACTCCCCACCCGCACCATCGGGCGCGGGGGTCAGTTCGAGAATTGACTGGTTAGGGGGATTGTTATTCGTCTACTGAAACAGGTTAGGAGATAGCTACTACTGTAGGCTCTCAGTTCTCCTGGAGGGCGGCGAACGGGGACCGAGACGCTTCGGGTTCGCGACCGCGAGTGCAGATGAGGTTCTCGCGGCCGAGGCGGAGTTTCGTGATTTTTCCGTCCTCGTCTAACTGCGAGAGCAGTCGACTCACTTTGGCTTTCGACCACTCGACTTCCTCGACGATTTCGACCTGCCGCATTTGGCCGTCGTGAGCCTCGAGTAGCTGCATAATACGTTCCTCGTCGGTGAGCGTCGGTTCCGGTTCAGCGAGCGACGGTTCGACTTCGCGTTCGATACCGTGCGGTGCCGAGAGCCGACGATACGCGACGAGACCGATGCTCACGAGTACCGTCGTGAGGCTCAGCATGAGCGCGAAATAGTCGATTTCAGCGAGACGTTCGTTCGGATTCGGATTCATCCACTCGATGGGTGGTGCAGCGTGCACGTCGTCGGTCATCGCCGAGCTCGCGTCGACCCGCTGCATCGCCGTGGTCGACGCGGCGTCTAAGCGACCGAGGAACATGGTCAACGCGAATCCGGGTGAGTTCTCTCGAAGCAACGAACCGTCGAAGACGGTGTCCAACAGTCTGCTACCGACGTCCGCGACGAACGACGGCAGGACAGCGGCCGAGAGCGACTCGACGTCGGTCTGTACGACCGAGTCACTCGCGGCGAGCTGTACGAGCGGGTTGGCGAACGGAGAAATCCCGTCGGTGGTCTGGCCCGTAGTAACCGCAAAGACGTCCGTGGATTCAGCGACGGGGGCTGCCGATTCGTCGGTTGCGGAGACCGAACCGCACACGCCGCTCAGCAGGACGATACAGAGCACGAACAGTTTCACGTGTGTATGCATATCTCTGCCCAAAATCATGCTCGAATGACGCTGATATCCTGTCTCATACTTTTCTCCAGAGTGGGACGCAGTCGGCCACGATGGCGTCGCTGTCTCCGGATTACTTATGCACAGACTGTTTCAGAGGATATAGCCTTTATCACGTTCCAAATGTTCGAAAATAACTATTAAATGGTCTGTCATTCTCAGTGATGTGTGCGGAGACGAGAGAGCAGGAACCGAAGCGAGGCTACCGGAGGGCGAGCAGTGCGGGCGTTCACGCTCGGTGGGGGGTCACTCGCACAGCGACGCTAAGCCGTCAGCGAGCGTCACCGTCGGTTCGAAGTCGAGTGCATCACGGATACGCGAGATGTCTGCCCGACTGTCTCGGACGTCCCCAGGCCGGGCGTCGACGTGTGTGATCTCCGACGAGGAGTCCGCGGCGTCTCGAATCTCCTCCGCGAGGTCGTTTATCGAGATCGTGTCGCCGGTGCCGACGTTGTAAGCCCGACCGACCGCATCGGTCGTCCCTGCCGCCAAGTTCGCTTGAACCACGTCGCTCACGTGGACGAAATCCCGGGTCTGTCCCCCGTCGCCTTCGACGGTTATCGGTTGGTTCGCCCTCGCCTGTTCGAGAAAGATGCTGATGACGCCGCTGTAGTCGCCGGCGGTCTGGCGCGGACCGTAGACGTTGAAGTATCGGAGTGCGACCGTCTCGAGCCCATAGAGGTCGTGATACAGTCTCGCGTACGTGTCGAGCGCGAGTTTGTCCGCGCCGTACGGTGACTCCGGGTCCTTCGGATGCGACTCCGAGACCGGAACTTCCTCGGGTTGTCCGTAAATGGCCGCACTCGACGAGAGAACGACTCTCGCACCCTCCTGTCGGGCGTGTTCGAGCAGCGAGACGGTCGCCGACGCGTTCGTGCTGTGGCTCAAGAGCGGATCTTCGACCGACGCCGAGACGCTGACCAGCGCTGCGGTGTGATAGACGAGGTCGACGCCCGAGGTCGCGCGTGCGACGAGGTCGTCGTCTCGGATATCCCCCTCGAAGAGAGTGACGTCGTCGTTGAGGTTCTCCCGCCGTCCGGACGAGAAGTCGTCTAAGATTCGGACCTCGTTCTCCTCGACGAGAGCGTCGACGAGATGACTGCCGATGAAGCCTGCGCCGCCGGTGACGAGTACGGTCTGTCCCGTTGGTGATTCGCTCATTGGTACTCGTTTCGAGCGACGACCCTTTGGTATGCGTCGGTTTCCCGCCGCAGATGAAGACGAACCGACATCGAAAACCGCCCGCTCTTTACACGGGTATCTATGTAATTCGCAACACTGCTCGCTGTTAGCACGGGGATGCGCGTTCTCGCCGGGGGCGGGCGTGGAGAAAATTAATGAAAATCTGAATTACGCATTCGTCGAAAGGTTTATCTCGCCAATCGAACACAGGGTAGCAGCCATGAACCAGCAGCGGGGCACCACCGTCGAACCGGAGGATGGCTGCGGGTGCAAGGTCGAACGAGTCGCCGAGCAGTACGAATTGAGCCGAATCGACGAGGTTCTCGTCTCCCGATGGTTGGGCGAGGGCAGCGAGCGCTACAGTCTCCGTCGATTGGAGACGCATTTCAACGAGCGAGTGCTGGAGTCGGCGATGGCCGAGACGCCGATACCGATGTTGGACGGCGACGTGACACACCTCCACGAGCGCCTTTGTGACGGGTCGGTAAGTGCCGGACAACGGGCCGAGACGGAGAACTATCTCAAACGCGCTGGGGTCAACGTAGAGCGCGTCCGCAACGATTTCGTTTCGCACCAGACAATACACACGCACCTCCGCGAGTGCCTCGGCGCGACGCGGGACCGAACAGCCGACCCCGAGTCGCGCGTGGAAAAAGCGGACAAGACGGTTCTCTCGCTGCAGAACAGGATGCGGTTGGTCACCGAAGAGACGGTCGAGC is a genomic window containing:
- a CDS encoding helix-turn-helix transcriptional regulator; this encodes MHTHVKLFVLCIVLLSGVCGSVSATDESAAPVAESTDVFAVTTGQTTDGISPFANPLVQLAASDSVVQTDVESLSAAVLPSFVADVGSRLLDTVFDGSLLRENSPGFALTMFLGRLDAASTTAMQRVDASSAMTDDVHAAPPIEWMNPNPNERLAEIDYFALMLSLTTVLVSIGLVAYRRLSAPHGIEREVEPSLAEPEPTLTDEERIMQLLEAHDGQMRQVEIVEEVEWSKAKVSRLLSQLDEDGKITKLRLGRENLICTRGREPEASRSPFAALQEN
- a CDS encoding NAD-dependent epimerase/dehydratase family protein, with the protein product MSESPTGQTVLVTGGAGFIGSHLVDALVEENEVRILDDFSSGRRENLNDDVTLFEGDIRDDDLVARATSGVDLVYHTAALVSVSASVEDPLLSHSTNASATVSLLEHARQEGARVVLSSSAAIYGQPEEVPVSESHPKDPESPYGADKLALDTYARLYHDLYGLETVALRYFNVYGPRQTAGDYSGVISIFLEQARANQPITVEGDGGQTRDFVHVSDVVQANLAAGTTDAVGRAYNVGTGDTISINDLAEEIRDAADSSSEITHVDARPGDVRDSRADISRIRDALDFEPTVTLADGLASLCE
- the rdfA gene encoding rod-determining factor RdfA encodes the protein MNQQRGTTVEPEDGCGCKVERVAEQYELSRIDEVLVSRWLGEGSERYSLRRLETHFNERVLESAMAETPIPMLDGDVTHLHERLCDGSVSAGQRAETENYLKRAGVNVERVRNDFVSHQTIHTHLRECLGATRDRTADPESRVEKADKTVLSLQNRMRLVTEETVERLKRADVVTLDSFDVYVDTTVVCGECDRSLSFPELLDRGNCRCQTDGRSADSPSVERQRNGEKAGYVE